From Kwoniella pini CBS 10737 chromosome 5, complete sequence:
GATTTAGTTttaaaaagattaaaaaagaagaatggagGTGTAATGGCTGCTGAagtaaattcattttctaaattgGACAATTTTCGGAAAgctaattttaattttgattttgattttgattttgatttttagaTGCGTCTTAAAGCTACATTTGTAGCTATGCCTTTTTTAGTATTAGGATTTTTAGCATATGCTTGGATagcagaagaaaaagttCATATAGCTGCAATTGTTGTCAGTTTAGTAATTTCAGGATTCGCATTATTGTAAGTTTGATTCACGATATTATACTTTTAATTGTTTAAAATCCTGATTATATTGGATTTTCAGATGGATttattcttcaacattAGCTTATTTAGTTGATGCTAATCCTggaatatcatcttctgctgTATCTTTAAATTCACTTTTTAGAGGTACTATGGCTTGTGTAATGTCACAAATTGCTGTTCCAATTAGAAATGGTATAGGAGATGGAGGATTATATACACTTTTTGCTGGATTGTTAGCATTGAGTTGTGGGGCTTTAGTCTTACTTGCATGTGAGTTTCAATGAATCTAGTAATTACAATAAGCTGATgtgatttttgaatttttagataaaggtgaaagatgGAGAAATGGTCAACCTAAATCAccgaagaaagagaaggaagcGAATAAGTGATCATATAATATAAACTGAAGGGGCATTGCATAAACTTATGTATTTTCATTGTAATTgtataattattatttgcTAGGCTGTTGGGCAATTGATATAAATCCAATCATCGTGCTCCTTTGAGAATCACGACTTGATTGCGAATTTCACGAGTATAATTGACTTTGAATAATTGAGATTCTCATTATCTTGTTGTTTTCCGAGAAGTAATGATAGATTGCTTGACGCGTcgaaaaatcatttattcaCCCAGAAACGTCATTTTCAGGGTTAATTCGGGAAACAAGAGGAATGTGCCACTTTCGGTAATAATCAGCCACTCTTGTACATCAACCCTCCTTCCCCACCTTGAACCTGTCAACAACTAATCATCAACATATCATATCTTACACTTATAATTCTAATCTAGGTTATATATAGTAATCAAAGTCGATAAACTCAATCAAGATGTTAAGTACTATTAGACCTACCCTCATGGGTACGGCCGCTTCTATACCGACTAGACTCGCTTTCCGACAATTCGGTGCTTCTTTGATAGTtgcgaagaagaaggttatCGGTGAGTGTGGGAGTCTTCATGATGTTTTAGCGGTGTACTTTAAAGGAGGATCAATGAGATTTGAGGGCGGTGTGGAAAGTCAAGTGGTTGTTGGTTTGATCATTCGTCTTCCGTACGAATCCTTGGGTCTTGTCGCGTGATCAAACACTCAAAGGCATGGCGGTATAGCCATTCCAGTCGTGtatatcttttattttGGTCGGGACTCGTTCTCATGCGAAAGGAATTCAGCTGACCTGAGTGCGTTTTATTAATTCCTAGATCCAACTTTACCTGTTCCTCCAAAAGGTCCACCATCAGCATATACACTTTtttttaaagaatttgtACTTAATCCAactaatcaaattaaaaattcagaaggtaaattagatGTTAAACAAATAGCAACAGAAGCAGGTAAATCATGGtctttaataaatttaacagataaaaaaaattttgaattaaaatcatcaaatttaagaaaagaatatgaaattaatttaaaaaattttTGGGAATCAACTACACCTGAAACTAGattagaaattgaaaaattaacaggaaaaaaaattaaatcaccaggaggtaaaaaagcatataaaaaaacaattgaaCAAAGACAAGGTAATCCTGGAAAACCTTTAACACCTTATTTTGCATTtgcaaaagaaattagagattcaaatcaaattaataatattcCTGAAAATTTAACTTCAACTGAAAAATTAGGTTATATAGCTAAAGAAACTGGAAAATTATGGAAAGAATTAactgaagaagctcaacaggtgagtttttttttaattaaaatatcaattcctGAGGAGGAGAAGTTTACTGATAAATcggtttttttttcccttGACCAACGTAGAAATACAAAGATACTTATGCAGCTGCTAAGGAGAAATGGGAAGCTTGGAAAGTGACTCAAAAGGATCTCTAAGAAGGTATTCAAGATGATCCTTATTTGGTATAAGCGCCTTCTTTCAAAGTCAGGTGATGGAGTCGATATGGGATCAAGAATCTAGGACTCTTCGGTAATCTAGCAAAGATGGGAActtttttgatttcgaGTAATTTATGCAgttttcaatttgtaattatacccttcttcttgatataTACAGATATATACAATTATACAGGTGAATATAGTGAAAGAAGTCGAATGAAATGAAACAATAATACCTCTCCACCTTTGACATCTTGTATCACATCACATAAGGTATTGCAATAATGTTGTAGTTGCAATTAGTGCGTGTTTACGCAGGCGTGCATCTTGGGTCATACAATACGAAAGATCAGTAGTATAGATGCCAATTAAGACTTTCGAACCCTGCAGGCAATATCCGAAATATTTGTTTTTGCATGACATCTTCCtttgaataatttaatCACTATAAAGCAATTGATCTATTGTATGCAAACGGAAGATAGCCTAGTGGTGACCACCACCGTGGAGAAGAGCTTCGTCACCTTGGAAGTTAAGGGTGTAGACTGTTGAAGCGAGAAATAAACAAGTCAGCATGAAAAAGATCAGAATCGTGATTGATTAATTGTTCAAAGCATGAATAGAGGGAATAATAGTATGTAATAAGAAAGATAACTCACCTGAACCGCATTCTGGGCATCGGTGGTTCTTAAGTTCAGTGTTGACGTTGAGCCAGATGGTATCGTGAGAATCGGCTGGGTAACCGGTACAACCAACTTGTCTTTCTGGGTACTACATGAATGGACAAACGGATATTAGCGAATGACGTGTTTCGTTCACTAAGTGATGATGTTCTGCTTTTTGGTTTTGAATCTTCGTAGTATTTAAACACAAGTATTTCTCTTCCCTCTTTCGTTTCGTACCGAAATTCCTTCAAGCAGAGTGGGGGTTACAGGATGACTGATGACAACTCACCAATGAATAGACAGGGATAGGTTCAGCAACGGTACCTAATCTGGTGATTTCAAGGGGTCTCATATCGAAAAcatcaacaccttcaaGTTTACCAAGAAGTTCGAATCGTTCAATACCAGTAGATTGAGCTTCGCTGTTGATTGTGAtgaaataaatcataaGAATAGACATATTGTATTATGATAAATTGGTGGTAAGATTCGACATTAAACACAAATGGATGAAAACAACAAATCAGCGTTCGTTCTTATACAGACATATATACATAATCTCATTTGCCCAGACAGAGTTTCAAGCTCGCCTTCTAATGGTAGCGTGAATTGCGTGAAATGTCACTCACTCAGTTGGGACTTCACCAGCTTTAGCACCAGGACCTAATAATTGAGGAGGACCATGACCTGCACTTCTGTTGGCTGAAACGGTGAAAGTTCTAGCGAAGTTAATTTGCTTTTGAGCAACGATAGGTCGTCTGAGTGCTGGGGAGATAGCTTTGAATGATCTAAGAATGGAAGCCATTTTGAGGAATTGACAGAATTGAGTGGTGAGTAATTAgtaattgaagatatacAAAGGTAAAATACAAGTAACTAAAGCACCActttttgttgaattcTCACAATTAGCAACATATAAAGCTTAAATGCTAAGGATATATGATAGCGTGGTAGTTTACGCAAATCAGCATTGGCTAAAATCATTAGTATTTCCGGTTGAACCCGACTAATTAACTGTATGGTGAGTTGGAATATCGGAATTATGAATGTGGCACTTGAATATATACTCTTTGAGCGTGCGTGACTTTAATTAGTATTAATCTAATATGATTGTAGTACGCGTCATGTCGGCCGGTGAAACATTACTTTGCACaaagaaagattgattAGTCAAAGATCGCCGAATTCAACCCAATATTAATCATCCTATTATATGACAACTTGACGTAGAAGTCAATATCCTCAAAGAAGTGCTTGACTTATGGGGCGAGCTGACAGTCAGTGGACATTACACTGGACGCAGTGAGTTGAGTTTCACATCCAATTCAACCTTGGTTTTACTCATGACGTGCATTCAAATTTGCAGATGTCCCGTTCAACACCCAAGTCAAGCTATCAACCCGATCCGAATGGATGGATAAATACagctccttcttcttcctccaatCTTTCAACTAAACGAAAACTTACTCAAAGACCACTCGTATCGTTCAATCATGGAATAGCTACTCCTCTAAGTTCAGGCTATAAGAAATCATCTACACCTAGAAACGCTCAAAGTGGGCCCGGACCTACATCAACTGCTAATCTTCGAAAGAGACTATACGACCAGACTCCCACAATCAAAAGTAAGCAGGGTAATCTGAATTCATTTCTACACACTCCTTCATCAACTGGtttattgaaatataaAGGAAAGACCAAGGAGCAAAATAATGAATCAAGGTTACCCCTAAGTCAAATTGATAGTCCTATACCTTCAACTGGTACTGCAGATGGTCTTGTTTTTGAAAATCTGAATTATAAGAGCGGTCTGGGGAGAGGAAGTAGGCTGAAAGTATATCGGGATGACTTCTGGGGTTCAAGTGATAATGAGTATGAGCCAGATTTAGCTCAAGAAGCGGGTAGAACGATCGACCGCCATCGGAAAGAGAAGGGTTGGATGACAGAAAATCGAAATAAGGACGAGGAGcaaaataatgatgaaatgcGTAAACACCAAGAGGGGAACATACAAGTGGAAGGTCATAACGAGGTTTCCCCGGGTGGTCGGGGAAATTCACAGCATGAAATGTCAACAACAAAACTTCTTCTAACAGCCATACCGAAATCTTTACCGCCTCCAGCACAATCGACTCGTTCCCATGACAGAACTCTCCCTGCTCCTGCCGTGGCGACCCATCCCCCACCGACGCGCTCCCATCATAACTCAATAGCTGCTCAGGggtcatcatcattaccCGAACTCACACCTTCGCTTTCACCAGAACCAGAAACCGAACCCACTCAACCTCGAGAAAAGTCGTCATCGCCAAATATGTTTGACCGTCTACCAGACAAGACACCCTCGCGACCATTGGAAATATATACCTCGCCACCGCCACCGATAACACCTGTTCCAGAATACGTACTTTACAATCATAGGCAGATGAATCATCGGAATCCCTCCCAATTCGCTGCCATACCTTCACCATGGAGAAGACAACAGCGACCCGAGGAAAACGAACCCAATGGTGGGGAACCCCTTGTAGCCGAGCAAAGCAAACCGGGCAATGCGAAATCCAATAAGGATGTTAGTAAAAGGGATGATGTCGATAGAAGGGTATGGACTGCTGCGCATGAGAATCGATATAAGAGTCCAGTAGCAGTGGAGAAACGActagagaagaaattggtgGAACTCAGCTCGTCCGATCCGCCCTCCGAGCTGGCTGTCGAGATAGAGGACGATCCGATCGTAAAGGTACCATCCATCGTAGATCCCGTTCACACCCCTGTAAGGAGGAGTAAGATGAATGCAAAGAGAGAATCAAGACAGGCTTTGACGCCTCTTAAACCCAACCAGGCGGGCAATCCAATTAAAGCCTCAAGCACACTCAAGAAACCCCTGCGCAGATCTCCTCTCACTCCTCGAAAGAGAGCGAAGAGATCTGTCGTTACATCCTTACCTCGAACATCGGTCGTACGTGgtgaaagggaaagatcCATTTCTCCATCCCCTGTCAAAACGATGTCTAGGCCTTTCCTAAGGTTATCTGGaaaatcaccttcacctgatCATCAGATTCCTTCCTTGCCTACTACGCCACGGAAAGCCGCCGCTGAGAAGTACCATCAAATTACACCACCGAAATCGACAAGGCCGGCTATGGCTGAAAGGCAGGAAACCCTGTTCATACTGCCCGATCCGCCCTGTCAACCCCTTTTCCCTCCCAAAAGCCCACCTCAAAAGGGGTATAGGAGTTGGAGACCCGCTGAAATGGAACCTGAAACTCTGTTAGATTGGGGTCTGGAGCCTGAGGGCGCTGAAGACGCTATAGCAGATATCCAGAAATCGCCTCAGCAGGAAGGCAGTCAATCGCCTGAACCTCCCTTATTCAGCCCTGCTGGGTCACCGGTACGTGAAGAGCGAAGACCCAGTTTGGGACAAAGATGGTCAAGCAAAAGTGTAAGTGCACTCGGTTGTGCTTGTCAACATTTGGTGAGAGGCAAGGAATGCTGATGCTTTCTAATCTGATTCCGATGAGATAGATCGAGCCCACTGCTATGTCACAGGACTTTCCGAGATTGTTCCCGTCGTCTCCGTCTGAAAACGACAGGTCGCTACCACCTTCTTCGCCACCGCTCAATCGCATCGCTCCCAAAGTCAACGATGGACTCACTCCCCGATCAGCATCGAAGTCAAAATggaatcaccttcaacgAGGTATACTAGCTTCTGCTCCATCGACTTCATTACCACGTGACACTCATTCCCCCAAGATTAAGACCTCTCAGAAGAAGGGCAAATCTCGAGCGACTGACGAAAGAGAACAAAGTCAGCTGGCCGCATTTGGCTTCTTCGGAGATCGACGATCCAAGAAGCTCAAGAGGGACTTTGCGAAGAAGtgggaagatgaagaggacgTTGATGTCCcggaagatgaatatgCTCTTCAAGGGGAAACGTCGCAAGATGCCGAAGTGCTTAGTGCGAAGGAAGGCAGAGAGATGAGTAGAGTGCCTGAAGCCCCTTATCATCCTGCTCTCCGTCCAGCCGGTGTGCGGGAGATGGAACGGAGGAAGGAACGTGAGCGACACAAAGCGCAAGATGTCATGAACATATCCGGGATGAAGCGTAAAGCCTCTCCAGCGCCTGAACTCGAAGAACCTCCTTTATTCGATAGCGGGATGGACAGCTCGTTAAACATCAGTCATACGAGCAGTTCACAAACTAGTTCGTCTAGAACACCTGGTTCAACTAAAGATTGGTGGGATCGATTAGGTGATAGGCGAGCTAGCGAATTTGTTACAATGgaataatttctttttgcATGTTGTAATTTTTGACTGATTCGTTACAAATTAATCGCTTGACACGTATCTAAATAgttgtatatgtatatgcATTCGTGAATATCCACCTTATACTCTCATGAACATCAAATGAGATGCTTCGGTTGATTTGACAACAATATCGAGTAATTCGCTAAAATATGTTACCCGACCAAGCGCCTAATAATCCTGTCTTCTAAGCGCGGCAAAAGTGACATTCAATTTACTTGCAATTCAAATCACTTGATCCATTCACCTTTGAACGGCAATGCCGCCTCTAGTCTCATGACATTGATTACAAGTAAACACTTTTCAGCTTAGAAATGCTTGCAcatcaaaagatatatatTTTGAGAAAAGGGGCACCGTAGATCTTGCCAAGGCAAACTTAGGTATAATTACGTAATCCATTGAATGATGCGGCTACGCTTAATAAAACATTATGAAAATAACCGCATGACGATCTTTTAATTAGAGTCTCacaagaaaaaaaacaattattgaattaagAAGCGCTTctttattcttctttcttttgatttaatattctttcttctgaaCAAATAATCCAATCAATCTAATCAATCATTGTGAATACATTTATAATTAcaataaaataaattgattatcaaaatcatattatCATAATTAAACTGGTTATTTCGGAAATCAAAGTTAGAACGAAATAAAACGAAACAACTTTACTcctttgattttattaaattagTAAATTAGTATTTTATTCAAAGGTGTAACAACACTTGTTTAAGTCgttaattcaaattcaactcaaattgatttacatCGTTTACAAAAAATATAAAGTacagaagaagtaaaaatGTCCCCTGTAGCTACTCATACTCCTACTGCTCCTGCTCAACCAGTAGGTGGCAAAGCAAAGTTCTCAACTGAACAAATCATTAATCTTGAACATGAATATTCTGCGTGAGTCATCATgtaattgatcatattAATTACTAAAAATGCCAAGCTGATTGAACCAATTCTCAATGTTCTTAGTCACAACTATCATCCATTACCTGTGTAGGTTTATCTTATCTCGGTCTACCGAGCAGTCTAGTCCTTCTAAGGGCGAACTGCCAACTTATTACAACGTAGATAGTTGACTAatactttcttttctgtTGATGGTATAGCTGTTTCGAACGAGGAGAAGGTGCTCATGTTTGGGATCCAGAGGGAAATGAATACCTTGATTTCTTAGCTGCTTACTCGTAAGTCGTTGATGCTTCATTTGTTTTCCATCACAAGCTATACTGGAAAGCATTAAACTAATCATCAAACTGCTACAGAGCTGTCAACCAAGGACACTGTCATCCTGACATCTGTAAGTGCAACGTAAcaaaattatgaaaataattattGACAGCTTGCCATCAATTAGTAAACACCCTGATCACTCAAGCATCTAAATTAACTTTATCATCTCGAGCATTCTATTCTTCTAATCTAGGACCATTCGCAGAGAAAATAACCAAAATGTTCGGATTTGAAATGGTTTTACCTATGAATACAGGTGCAGAAGCAGTTGAAACAGCTATTAAATTAGCAAGAAAATGGGGatatgaaaagaaaggtataaaagaaggtaaagctaAAGTATTATCTGTTGAAGGTAATTTCCATGGTAGAACTATTGGTATTATTTCAATGTCAACGGATCCTGAATCTAGAAATGGTTTTGGACCTTTCCTTGATAACGTTGGACCTCAATGGGATACTGGATTAATCAGATATAATCATCCTGAAGATCTTGAAAGAACATTAGAAAAATACGGTGACGAAGTTGCTGCTTTCTTAGTAGAGCCTATTCAAGGTGAAGCCGGGTGAGTAAAATCTTGTACATCATTCAgtgaatttgtatttgactGATATGCTCCCCCTTTAGTATTTACGTACCTGATGATGGATACCTTGCTAAGATCCATGAGATCTGTAAGAAATACAATGTCTTGTTAATTTGTGATGAGATCCAGACTGGTCTTGCTAGAACCGGAAAAATGTGAGTAgattcaatatcttcaaataaaacCAGAGATGAAAAAACTCATGCTGAGCTTTCGGTCCCTTTTAGGCTTTGTTACGAATGGGACGGTATCAAACCTGACATGGTGATTCTCGGAAAGGCCTTGTCCGGTGGTAGTGAGTATCGATCGATTAACAAGTAGTCGAATGTATGCTCATTAGAATCACGTTCATTAGTGTATCCTGTGTCTTGTGTCATGGCCAGCAAGGAGATTATGCTATGTATCAAACCCGGAGAACACGGTTCCACATACGGAGGGTAAGTTAAGATTGTAATTCATCTAGTCCCACCTTTCATAGTGCTAATTGTCCTCGGTTATTACCCGCAGTAACCCATTAGGATGTGCTGTAGCTATGACTGCCCTTGATGTACTCGTTAATGAGAACCTAGTTGAACGATCTCAGAAATTAGGAGAACTTTTCAGATCGGAATTGGCTAAATTGAATTCAccatttatcaaaattattcGAGGTAGAGGATTATTTAATGGAGTAGtcattgatgaaaaagcttCGAAGAAAGGTAGAACAGCATGGCAATTATgtttattgatgaaatccAAAGGTTTATTGGCTAAACCTACTCATGTTAATATGTAAGTTGGAAATGCAAATCGCCATGAATTAAAGCGGAGGAGCATGACTGACAGACTCCATTCTGGCCTGGTCTAATAGTATTCGATTCGCTCCTCCTTTGGTAATCtccgaagaagatgtacTTAAAGCTACCAAAATCATTGCTCAATCATTggaagaatttgatattgtaagtcttcaaaatgataatttatatttgttgttgagctAATGGGGGTTTTCCAATATATAGATCGATCAAATTCcaggagatgaaggtgaagagcACGATACTGTAATCGAATTAGAAGATTAAGTATGAAATTGGCAAAAATCCAAGAATAGTATTCATCATATTAGCATGGCTCAAGTTACAAATTAACATGTATCAATAAATATGCATTGAGGTAACATTTGACATTCATGAGTTCGACAAAACAGGGATATTGTtcatgaatcaaattttctTTGATGGTATGGCATTATATTCCAAgtctatatatatactttcTAAGTCTCCTTCTTTCGTTTAAGACAATTATctaaataaaaatgaattaaatcataattttcaatatgAAGGAATCGTtctaaattcttttaaagatAGAAAGGGAATGggattttttttttttctttttaaacTAATCTACCAATTAAACCTTGATtataaaaatcattattttcttcttctaatgaATAATTCCTTTCAtaaaatcttctaaattcaTGTAAAATAAAACTtgtaaaagataaaattaataataaaaataaatctcttaaagataaagattcAGTTTGAAAAATATGTTgtaataaaggtaaataaattaataataattgaactaaaaaagaaattgttattgttaAAAATAacattttatttttaaaaattttaCATTTTAATCCACGATTTTGAATTGctgaaattaaatctaaaaaaacaaatccTGTAAATGTctatttaaaatttaaaatttaaaaattaaaaaaataaaaatgaaaaaaaaaacataaaAATCAGTTCAATAAtccatttttttcttttttctttttttaaaatttaatacTCACCATAGTTTGATCTCTTTTACTCATACTTCCATCactaatttcttttaaataGATATATAAAGTACCAAATACAATCAtagttgaagaaaaaataattctataaattaatttttttgataaaacATGTTCACCTTTTTTTCTTGGAGGttttttcataatttctttatcaacTGGATCAACTCCTAATGCTTGTGCAGGTGGTCCATCcattaaaatatttataaATAATATCTGCATTGCGTTTAATGGATTTGttaatttgaataaagttgataatGTTATTAAAGTTAATGCTGCAACTGCTGTTGAAAGTTGAAAACTTAaaaaattttgaatattataaaaaattgattttccttcttcaactgcaggtaaaattgatgaaaaatcatcatcaactaaAATTACATCTGCTGCTTCTTTTGCTACATCTGTTCCACTTTTACCCAttgaaattccaatatCTGCCATTTTTAATGCAGGTGAATCATTTACTCCATCTCCTGTCATTGCTACAACTGCACCTCTCATTTGCCAAGCTTTTACAATTGCCATTTTATGTCTTGGTGTAGTTCTTGCGTAAACTGATATTGTAGGTACTCTTTCAATAAGTTCTCGTTCAGataattgatcaacttGACTACCTAACATACAACTTGAAGCTCCTGATATGTGATCGGCACCTCCTCgtcgagaagaagaagaagggttCACTTTCAATCCTAATTGTTTCGCAATTGCTAAAGCTGTAGGTTCGGCATCTCCGGTGATCATCACCACTTGTACACCGGCACTATGTAGAGACGATATAGCGTGAGACACTCCCTTCCGAGGTGGGTCCATCATCGCTTGGAAGCCCACAAAGATGAGATCGTTCCCGTCTCCTTTCGGGAATCCATAAGCCATAGCAATCACTCGTAATCCTCTTGATGAGATCTCGGTA
This genomic window contains:
- a CDS encoding ornithine-oxo-acid transaminase, giving the protein MSPVATHTPTAPAQPVGGKAKFSTEQIINLEHEYSAHNYHPLPVCFERGEGAHVWDPEGNEYLDFLAAYSAVNQGHCHPDILNTLITQASKLTLSSRAFYSSNLGPFAEKITKMFGFEMVLPMNTGAEAVETAIKLARKWGYEKKGIKEGKAKVLSVEGNFHGRTIGIISMSTDPESRNGFGPFLDNVGPQWDTGLIRYNHPEDLERTLEKYGDEVAAFLVEPIQGEAGIYVPDDGYLAKIHEICKKYNVLLICDEIQTGLARTGKMLCYEWDGIKPDMVILGKALSGGMYPVSCVMASKEIMLCIKPGEHGSTYGGNPLGCAVAMTALDVLVNENLVERSQKLGELFRSELAKLNSPFIKIIRGRGLFNGVVIDEKASKKGRTAWQLCLLMKSKGLLAKPTHVNIIRFAPPLVISEEDVLKATKIIAQSLEEFDIIDQIPGDEGEEHDTVIELED